From Lentimicrobiaceae bacterium, one genomic window encodes:
- a CDS encoding AraC family transcriptional regulator, giving the protein MEFPNPYQKEYIARIHKVMDYIEANIHQPLNLSVLADVANFSPFHFHRIFSAMTGETLNNYLKRKRIEKAASLLIDNRETPIGEIAEICGFNSLSAFARAFRERFEMNASEFRSKKHPHLSKNRQTQSKIGKTEPASEEYFWLIKPNEKWRSIMETNIQIKEMPAMNLICCRHTGAFDQIGKAYDKIFKWAGARGLLDFPKTKGVTVYHDDPKVTEIGKLRQSACITVEGDVKTEGEIGKLSIPGGKYVVGSFIISPTEFEDAWNSVCLWLTESGYQPADGYPYELYHNEGDKCPEKEFVVDICIPVKPM; this is encoded by the coding sequence ATGGAATTTCCAAATCCATATCAAAAAGAATACATTGCGCGTATTCATAAAGTAATGGATTATATCGAAGCCAACATCCACCAGCCATTGAATCTTTCGGTACTGGCGGATGTTGCTAATTTTTCACCATTCCATTTCCACCGGATTTTTTCGGCCATGACCGGCGAAACCCTGAATAATTACCTCAAACGAAAACGGATAGAAAAAGCTGCTTCGCTTTTGATTGACAACAGAGAAACTCCCATTGGCGAAATTGCTGAAATTTGTGGGTTTAACAGTCTTTCAGCCTTTGCCAGAGCCTTTCGCGAACGTTTTGAAATGAATGCCTCCGAGTTTCGTAGCAAGAAACATCCGCATCTTAGCAAGAATCGTCAAACACAAAGCAAAATCGGTAAAACGGAACCGGCATCCGAGGAGTACTTTTGGCTTATAAAACCAAACGAAAAATGGAGGTCAATTATGGAAACAAACATTCAAATTAAAGAAATGCCGGCAATGAATCTGATTTGCTGTCGGCACACCGGAGCTTTCGACCAGATTGGAAAAGCTTACGACAAAATTTTTAAATGGGCTGGTGCCAGAGGATTGCTCGACTTTCCCAAAACTAAAGGAGTAACGGTATATCACGACGATCCCAAGGTTACCGAAATCGGCAAGCTGCGCCAGAGTGCCTGCATTACCGTGGAAGGTGATGTGAAAACAGAAGGAGAGATTGGCAAACTAAGTATTCCCGGAGGAAAGTACGTGGTGGGAAGTTTTATAATCAGCCCAACAGAATTTGAAGATGCCTGGAACTCTGTATGTTTGTGGCTTACCGAAAGCGGTTACCAGCCAGCGGATGGTTATCCGTATGAGTTGTACCACAACGAAGGGGATAAATGCCCTGAAAAGGAATTTGTTGTGGACATTTGCATTCCGGTAAAACCGATGTAA
- a CDS encoding outer membrane protein transport protein: MKKIVLISIMLCFYNFTQAQTEIDALRYSQLTFGGTARYMAMGGAFGALGADFSTLSTNPAGIGLYKKSEFTFSPSFYKGNTTSTFGNSEASDSKYNLNISNVGFVFVFPLSTNAEKAGWKNVQFGFGLNRLANFNNRMYIDGFNSKSSLLTPFLDYADGINPDDLYVFDTKLAYETDLIFDTISDGEYHYNSDMPNGGVQQTKSITTNGSINELVVSVGGNFDNKLYFGATLGFPQLRYFEQSKYTESDINDLNPYFESFDYHQDLETKGNGYNLKAGIIYRPFDFLRLGAAVHTPTFYNWMKDNWSASMTSRFDNAQGYKKNSPEGEFEYTLETPMRLMGSIAFIIGDYGLISGDYEYLDYSEAKLRSDDGDFFDANDAINNCYTDQNNIRLGTEWRLGSMSLRGGYAWYGSPYANNINDYERRSMSFGIGFREKTYFVDFAYVRTESNEDYYLYDKIYFTEPVKNEINNNNFIMTMGFKF, from the coding sequence ATGAAAAAAATAGTTTTAATAAGTATAATGTTGTGCTTTTATAACTTTACCCAGGCACAAACAGAAATAGATGCTCTACGCTATTCGCAACTCACCTTTGGAGGAACAGCCCGTTACATGGCAATGGGTGGTGCTTTCGGAGCATTGGGAGCCGATTTTTCCACCCTCAGTACAAATCCTGCGGGAATAGGTTTATATAAAAAATCGGAATTTACGTTCAGCCCTTCTTTTTACAAAGGGAATACCACCTCCACTTTCGGCAATTCTGAAGCTTCTGATTCAAAATATAATTTGAATATCAGCAATGTAGGTTTTGTTTTTGTATTTCCACTTTCTACTAATGCCGAAAAGGCTGGATGGAAAAATGTGCAATTTGGCTTTGGATTAAACCGCCTTGCCAATTTTAATAACCGTATGTACATTGACGGGTTTAACAGCAAGTCTTCTTTGCTAACTCCGTTTTTAGATTATGCCGATGGAATAAATCCCGATGATTTGTATGTATTTGATACAAAGTTAGCATACGAAACCGATCTTATTTTTGATACCATCAGCGATGGAGAATACCATTATAATTCCGATATGCCCAATGGAGGAGTGCAACAAACCAAATCCATTACAACCAATGGCTCAATAAATGAACTGGTAGTATCTGTTGGTGGAAACTTTGATAACAAACTGTATTTTGGCGCAACGCTGGGGTTTCCACAACTCCGTTACTTTGAGCAATCAAAATATACGGAATCGGACATTAATGATCTGAACCCCTATTTTGAATCGTTTGATTACCACCAGGACCTGGAAACAAAAGGAAATGGCTACAATCTGAAAGCCGGAATCATCTATCGTCCGTTTGATTTTTTGAGATTGGGTGCCGCAGTGCATACACCTACTTTTTACAACTGGATGAAAGACAACTGGAGTGCCTCTATGACATCACGTTTTGATAATGCACAGGGATACAAGAAAAATTCACCGGAAGGTGAATTTGAATATACCCTCGAAACTCCTATGCGTCTTATGGGAAGCATTGCCTTCATTATCGGCGATTATGGCTTAATTAGCGGTGATTATGAATATCTTGACTATTCTGAAGCCAAATTGCGTTCCGACGACGGCGATTTTTTCGATGCCAATGACGCAATAAATAATTGTTATACTGATCAAAACAATATACGGCTGGGAACAGAATGGAGACTTGGCAGCATGAGTTTAAGAGGAGGTTATGCATGGTATGGCTCTCCCTATGCAAATAATATCAACGACTATGAACGCCGTTCAATGTCGTTCGGGATAGGATTCCGTGAAAAGACTTATTTCGTTGATTTTGCATATGTTCGTACCGAAAGTAATGAGGATTATTATCTTTACGACAAGATTTATTTTACAGAACCCGTAAAAAATGAAATTAACAACAACAATTTCATAATGACAATGGGATTTAAATTTTAA
- the proS gene encoding proline--tRNA ligase — protein sequence MAKELTSRKENYAQWYNDLVIKADLAENSAVRGCMVIKPYGYAIWEKMQATLDKMFKDTGHVNAYFPLFIPKSFFSKEASHVEGFAKECAIVTHYRLKNAPDGSGIIVDEDAKLEEELIVRPTSETIIWDTYRSWIQSYRDLPLLINQWANVVRWEMRTRLFLRTAEFLWQEGHTAHATRKEAIEEAERMLNVYADFAENWLAIPVLKGIKSPNERFAGAVETYCIEALMQDGKALQAGTSHFLGQNFAKAFDVKFLSKENKLDFVWATSWGVSTRLMGALIMAHSDDNGLVLPPRLAPVQVVIVPIYKNEEQLSLVSETAEKIKKALQNKGISVNYDNRDTYKPGWKFNEHEFKGVPVRLALGPRDIENGTVEVARRDTLEKSVYQLTDIEDKIVNLLEIIQKNLYNKALDFRENNTFRADSWDEFINIIENKGGFVLAHWDGTTETEQKIKDLTKATIRTIPLNNKQEEGKCILTGKPSHQRVVFARAY from the coding sequence ATGGCAAAAGAATTAACGTCGAGGAAAGAAAACTATGCCCAATGGTACAACGACCTGGTTATAAAAGCCGATCTTGCAGAAAACTCAGCTGTTCGCGGTTGTATGGTTATTAAACCTTATGGGTATGCTATCTGGGAAAAAATGCAGGCAACATTGGATAAAATGTTTAAAGATACCGGGCATGTAAATGCTTACTTTCCACTATTTATTCCAAAGTCATTTTTCAGCAAAGAAGCCAGCCATGTGGAAGGTTTCGCCAAAGAGTGTGCCATAGTAACCCATTACCGGTTGAAAAATGCTCCGGATGGCTCTGGCATTATTGTAGATGAAGATGCGAAACTGGAGGAAGAACTTATCGTTCGTCCCACTTCCGAAACCATCATCTGGGACACCTATCGTTCGTGGATTCAGTCATATCGCGATTTGCCTTTGTTGATAAATCAATGGGCTAATGTTGTACGTTGGGAAATGCGTACCCGGCTGTTTTTGCGTACTGCCGAATTCCTTTGGCAGGAAGGACATACCGCTCACGCAACCCGCAAAGAAGCCATTGAAGAAGCCGAGCGCATGCTTAATGTGTATGCCGACTTTGCCGAAAACTGGCTTGCTATTCCCGTTCTGAAAGGCATAAAATCGCCTAACGAACGGTTTGCCGGTGCTGTGGAAACCTATTGTATAGAAGCGCTGATGCAGGATGGAAAAGCATTACAGGCAGGAACTTCCCATTTTTTGGGGCAAAATTTTGCTAAAGCTTTTGATGTTAAATTCCTAAGCAAAGAAAACAAACTCGATTTTGTGTGGGCTACTTCCTGGGGTGTTTCTACCCGACTGATGGGAGCACTCATCATGGCACATTCTGATGATAATGGATTGGTTTTACCTCCCAGATTAGCACCAGTTCAGGTGGTTATTGTTCCCATTTATAAAAATGAGGAACAATTATCCTTAGTTTCAGAAACTGCTGAAAAAATTAAAAAAGCCCTTCAAAACAAGGGAATAAGTGTTAACTATGATAACAGAGACACTTACAAACCCGGATGGAAATTTAACGAACACGAATTCAAGGGAGTACCTGTTCGTTTGGCATTGGGACCAAGAGATATCGAAAACGGAACCGTAGAGGTTGCCCGACGTGATACCCTTGAAAAATCGGTTTATCAACTCACAGATATTGAAGATAAAATCGTTAATTTACTCGAAATCATTCAAAAAAACCTTTATAACAAAGCGCTCGATTTCCGCGAAAACAATACTTTCCGGGCGGATAGCTGGGACGAATTTATAAATATCATCGAAAACAAAGGTGGTTTTGTATTAGCACATTGGGATGGAACTACCGAAACGGAACAAAAAATTAAAGATTTGACCAAAGCTACCATTCGTACTATTCCGTTGAATAACAAGCAGGAAGAAGGAAAGTGTATTTTAACCGGAAAACCTTCCCACCAACGAGTGGTTTTTGCAAGAGCATACTAA